Proteins co-encoded in one Quercus robur chromosome 8, dhQueRobu3.1, whole genome shotgun sequence genomic window:
- the LOC126695993 gene encoding uncharacterized protein LOC126695993 has protein sequence MLYSSTPEQSALATTFQRAAKGDSKNRDKGHWNENALDDKDKLFCDHCNRPRHTRETCWRLHDRPTRGRGGCFGGFSRPRANHTTSTEDIPPAPTPAPNHERALNTEELAQLHQFMARLETPTDTSSSVAHSGNLATALNASSTEYDDPWVIDSGTIDHMTGPNHGANDWQ, from the exons ATGTTATATTCATCTACTCCAGAACAATCTGCACTGGCCACTACTTTTCAACGTGCTGCCAAAGGAGATTCTAAGAATCGGGACAAAGGTCATTGGAATGAGAATGCTCTAGATGACAAGGACAAATTATTTTGTGATCATTGTAATAGACCACGTCATACTCGGGAGACATGTTGGAGGCTCCATGACCGTCCTACAAGAGGGCGAGGGGGCTGTTTTGGTGGATTCTCTCGTCCACGTGCAAATCACACTACTTCCACAGAGGACATACCTCCAGCACCTACTCCAGCTCCTAATCATGAAAGGGCACTTAACACTGAGGAGTTAGCACAGCTGCATCAGTTTATGGCTCGATTGGAAACACCTACTGATACATCCTCATCTGTTGCCCATTCAGGTAATTTAGCTACAGCCCTTAATGCATCGTCAACGGAGTATGATGATCCTTGGGTAATTGACTCGGGAACTATAGATCATATGACTG GACCTAACCACGGGGCGAATGATTGGCAGTGA
- the LOC126695991 gene encoding F-box/kelch-repeat protein At3g06240-like isoform X2 — MGRLLTVYTKMFACINGIICIAGILRGHYGFILWNPAIRKGKIIPYTQSPNCPPDALSGLYFAFGFDQNSNDYKVVRVVEHKKKSAENSITRYCNAFYVYSLRAECWTQIFGTPIHHNNIKLHSCCNEIYFNGVHHWIGFLNSEPGDSYDHHIILSFDMSHEVFQIIRFPDMFFPNKTLAVFNDCLACIVYGINEYIDIWVMREYGVEDSWTKQLVVGHLLGIQRPLQLLGNEEILLVDENQTLVLYNIGSQEIKILQRTGYPKIFMPRRAIVYVESLVSFTGGIVFES; from the coding sequence ATGGGTCGCTTGCTCACAGTTTATACCAAGATGTTTGCTTGCATCAACGGCATTATTTGCATTGCTGGTATATTGAGAGGCCACTATGGCTTTATCTTATGGAATCCAGCTATCAGAAAAGGTAAAATTATTCCCTATACCCAATCTCCTAATTGTCCTCCTGATGCTCTATCAGGATTATATTTTGCATTTGGCTTTGATCAAAATTCTAATGACTACAAGGTGGTTCGAGTTGTCGAACATAAGAAGAAATCTGCGGAAAATTCAATCACACGCTACTGCAATGCTTTTTATGTTTACTCCCTAAGGGCTGAGTGCTGGACCCAAATATTTGGCACCCCTATTCATCATAACAACATTAAGCTGCATTCTTGTTGTAATGAAATATACTTTAATGGAGTTCATCATTGGATTGGTTTCCTCAACAGCGAACCCGGGGATAGTTATGATCATCACATAATTCTGTCCTTTGACATGAGCCATGAGGTTTTTCAAATTATAAGGTTTCCAGATAtgttttttccaaataaaactCTTGCTGTATTCAATGATTGCCTTGCTTGTATTGTTTATGGTATCAATGAATACATCGATATATGGGTGATGCGTGAATATGGGGTCGAGGATTCTTGGACCAAACAACTTGTTGTAGGACACCTGTTAGGAATTCAGAGGCCACTACAACTTCTTGGGAATGAGGAGATTCTTCTGGTTGATGAAAATCAGACATTGGTCTTGTATAACATTGGTTCTCAAGAAATTAAGATTCTTCAACGCACGGGGTATCCAAAAATATTCATGCCAAGGCGAGCTATCGTTTATGTGGAGAGTCTTGTTTCATTCACTGGTGGAATTGTGTTTGAGAGTTAA
- the LOC126695991 gene encoding F-box/kelch-repeat protein At3g23880-like isoform X1: MSQSKMSNTSSKWRWGRRWRSCRLRLSSNNNLPSLPEELLEEILVRLPVKSLLRFRCVQKSWSTLVQNPTFIAKHLRHHQTKTKNPSILVEGLDKIEDLQYLLQSHPDEGGGVRVLDFKGDSMGRLLTVYTKMFACINGIICIAGILRGHYGFILWNPAIRKGKIIPYTQSPNCPPDALSGLYFAFGFDQNSNDYKVVRVVEHKKKSAENSITRYCNAFYVYSLRAECWTQIFGTPIHHNNIKLHSCCNEIYFNGVHHWIGFLNSEPGDSYDHHIILSFDMSHEVFQIIRFPDMFFPNKTLAVFNDCLACIVYGINEYIDIWVMREYGVEDSWTKQLVVGHLLGIQRPLQLLGNEEILLVDENQTLVLYNIGSQEIKILQRTGYPKIFMPRRAIVYVESLVSFTGGIVFES; this comes from the coding sequence ATGGAGAAGTTGCAGATTAAGGTTAAGCTCCAATAATAATTTACCTTCATTACCGGAAGAGTTGTTGGAAGAGATCCTGGTAAGGCTTCCAGTTAAATCGCTATTACGTTTCAGGTGCGTTCAAAAGTCATGGTCTACTCTTGTCCAAAACCCAACTTTCATTGCCAAACACCTCCGCcaccatcaaaccaaaacaaaaaatccaagTATTTTGGTCGAGGGCCTCGACAAAATTGAGGATCTTCAATACCTCCTGCAATCTCATCCTGATGAAGGAGGAGGAGTCCGCGTTTTGGACTTCAAGGGGGACAGCATGGGTCGCTTGCTCACAGTTTATACCAAGATGTTTGCTTGCATCAACGGCATTATTTGCATTGCTGGTATATTGAGAGGCCACTATGGCTTTATCTTATGGAATCCAGCTATCAGAAAAGGTAAAATTATTCCCTATACCCAATCTCCTAATTGTCCTCCTGATGCTCTATCAGGATTATATTTTGCATTTGGCTTTGATCAAAATTCTAATGACTACAAGGTGGTTCGAGTTGTCGAACATAAGAAGAAATCTGCGGAAAATTCAATCACACGCTACTGCAATGCTTTTTATGTTTACTCCCTAAGGGCTGAGTGCTGGACCCAAATATTTGGCACCCCTATTCATCATAACAACATTAAGCTGCATTCTTGTTGTAATGAAATATACTTTAATGGAGTTCATCATTGGATTGGTTTCCTCAACAGCGAACCCGGGGATAGTTATGATCATCACATAATTCTGTCCTTTGACATGAGCCATGAGGTTTTTCAAATTATAAGGTTTCCAGATAtgttttttccaaataaaactCTTGCTGTATTCAATGATTGCCTTGCTTGTATTGTTTATGGTATCAATGAATACATCGATATATGGGTGATGCGTGAATATGGGGTCGAGGATTCTTGGACCAAACAACTTGTTGTAGGACACCTGTTAGGAATTCAGAGGCCACTACAACTTCTTGGGAATGAGGAGATTCTTCTGGTTGATGAAAATCAGACATTGGTCTTGTATAACATTGGTTCTCAAGAAATTAAGATTCTTCAACGCACGGGGTATCCAAAAATATTCATGCCAAGGCGAGCTATCGTTTATGTGGAGAGTCTTGTTTCATTCACTGGTGGAATTGTGTTTGAGAGTTAA